In Phalacrocorax aristotelis chromosome 6, bGulAri2.1, whole genome shotgun sequence, one DNA window encodes the following:
- the LOC142059197 gene encoding fatty-acid amide hydrolase 1-like, whose translation MPVPLPALLCCSAASLLLLLLRWRRRRGLWRKVKEARQRQERSLVQMEMAVRRFREQHPSVNTISILSLPLPELCKKLRDGSLPPEHVFYAYVGKALQITTETNCITEYLQESEAQVQKAKLTGRLGLLYGVPVSIKDSIDCQGHDSTLGFIKNLSKPAAEDSVVVQVLRRQGAIPFVKTNVPQSLISYDCKNLIFGQTFNPLLYTRSPGGSSGGEGALVGGGGSILGFGTDVGGSLRFPAAFCGICALKPTGNRLSKKGLNSGVPGQKAVAAAVGPMAKDVESLALCMRALLCEDMFNLDSTVPPLPFNEEVYSSTQPLRIGYYETDFFTMPSPAMRRAVRETKQLLEDAGHTLVPFELMNVDYMLFNFCIRGMFADGATSFLKAFKGELEKSSMGLFFWLAKSPNWLKTVLSWIAKPFVPRFSDIVRNMRANTVDEVWSLHCEIEEFCHQFIAQWKKLNLDVMLCPMLGPALSIGYPRKVSVAVSYTMLYNTLDFPAGVVPVTMVTDEDEEELKGYQGYFRDWWDQTLAKAFRGSAGLPVAVQCVALPWQEELCLRFMKEVETLILKKNRLV comes from the exons ATGCCGGTTCCCCTGCccgccctgctctgctgctcggccgccagcctcctgctgctgctgctgcgatGGCGGCGCCGAAGGGGGCTCTGGAGGAAGGTGAAGGAGGCTCGGCAGAGGCAGGAGCGGAGCTTGGTGCAGATGGAGATGGCAGTACGGCGCTTTCGGGAGCAG CATCCTTCTGTGAACACGATCTCCATCCTCTCTCTGCCCTTGCCGGAGCTCTGCAAGAAACTCCGGGATGGCTCCCTCCCTCCAGAGCACGTCTTCTATGCCTACGTGGGCAAG GCCCTCCAGATCACCACAGAAACCAACTGCATCACGGAGTATCTGCAGGAAAGCGAGGCTCAGGtccagaaagcaaagctgacagGGAGGCTGGGTTTGCTCTACGGGGTGCCGGTCAGCATCAAAGACTCCATCGATTGCCAG GGCCATGATTCCACTTTAGGGTTTATAAAAAACCTCAGTAAACCCGCGGCAGAGGACAGCGTAGTGGTGCAGGTGCTCAGGAGACAAGGGGCAATTCCATTTGTCAAAACCAACGTTCCCCAGTCACTCATCAG cTATGACTGCAAGAACTTAATCTTTGGTCAGACATTCAACCCTCTGCTCTACACCAGAAGCCCCGGAGGCTCCTCTGGTGGAGAAGGGGCACTTGTAGGAGGAGGTGGGTCCATCCTGGGCTTTGGAACGGATGTAGGAGGGAGCCTGCGttttcctgctgccttctgtggGATCTGTGCACTCAAACCCACCGGGAACAGACTCAG taaaaAAGGACTGAATTCTGGTGTCCCTGGGCAGAAGGCAG TGGCCGCAGCAGTGGGGCCGATGGCAAAAGACGTGGAGAGCCTGGCGCTGTGCATGCGGGCGCTCCTGTGTGAGGACATGTTCAACCTGGACAGCACAGTGCCCCCGCTTCCCTTCAATGAAGAG GTATATTCCAGCACGCAGCCCCTCCGCATAGGCTACTATGAAACTGATTTCTTCACCATGCCAAGCCCTGCCATGAGACGTGCCGTTCGGGAGACGAAGCAGCTGTTGGAGGATGCTGGCCACACG CTGGTGCCCTTTGAACTCATGAACGTGGACTACATGCTATTTAACTTCTGCATCAGGGGCATGTTTGCAGATGGGGCCACCTCCTTTCTCAAGGCATT CAAAGGGgagctggagaaaagcagcatggggttgttcttctGGTTGGCGAAGTCACCAAACTGGCTAAAAACTGTCCTCTCCTGGATTGCCAAACCCTTC GTGCCTCGATTTTCAGATATCGTGAGAAATATGAGAGCAAA caCGGTGGATGAAGTCTGGAGTCTTCACTGTGAAATTGAG GAGTTTTGCCACCAGTTTATCGCCCAGTGGAAAAAGCTGAATCTGGACGTCATGCTTTGTCCCATGCTGGGCCCGGCTCTCAGCATCGGCTACCCTAGGAAGGTCTCAG tgGCAGTCAGCTACACCATGCTCTACAACACCTTGGACTTCCCCGCTGGCGTGGTCCCTGTCACGATGGTGACAGACGAGGATGAGGAGGAGCTGAAGGGCTACCAGGGGTACTTCCGGGACTGGTGGGACCAGACCCTGGCAAAG GCTTTTCGTGGCAGTGCGGGGCTGCCAGTGGCAGTGCAGTGTGTGGCCTTGCCGTGGCAGGAGGAGTTGTGCCTCCGGTTCATGAAGGAGGTGGAGACACTcatcctgaagaaaaacaggctTGTCTAA